The following nucleotide sequence is from Diospyros lotus cultivar Yz01 chromosome 3, ASM1463336v1, whole genome shotgun sequence.
GTAGTGAACAAACATGTAAATGCTTGTTAGGGAACAAGTTCATTGGATGGATCTGTCAAGAATTTCATATGGAGTATAGCTTGCGTGTTTATGGAACATCTCTCATAATGGTAGTATAACTAATGCTTAGACTTAAGATCACTATAGTATATTAATTTCCCACATTCTAAGCTCAATCATAGTTACAACAATCCAAATGCATATAAACGTGCCGTTGTCTTGTTATTTAGTGTCGGCTAatattaagttatttttatttgcaaaaggacaattttttttttttttggttgaactCAATTCAATGATctgagtttttttatttttttttataaaaaaagtgacaatcaacaaaaGTAGAATTGTCTCATAATGGGGCATGTGTCAAGCATTTGTTAGCAATtcgaaaaaaaatcaagattataAAAGTATGAATattattcgatttgatatattttaaatacgATCAAAAATTTAGTTAAACATTTGTCATACGAAAAATATTCGAGAGAGACTTAATTCTTGTTTAATACGTTTTAACTGAAAAAATTTGgtaataaaaatttgatatattatatatatatatgcaaaaaaatatatttttgataaataagcAAACAATTCATTAAACACAAAAACATAATTCTATGTTTTCatcaatattataaaataaaaattgttgaGACGCTCTATTCATACATGCACACAAATATATTCTTGCTAAACACTCCAGAAATAAATGTGGTCGGCGAATAATTTATTAGATAGATGATAGGAAGGGAAGAGATATCTTTGAGgatgaataaataataatatttattaatatttgataaaaacgAAAGAAGAAGTGGATGGGAAGTGGGAAATTGGAATCTTGTTTAGTAGGAAACATGTTTATGTAGTGTTGGATTATAAATGCGTTAAATAATGCGGCCATCATCGCCATTAATAACCAtgtcaataattaaaaaaacctCCCTAATTAGAGTTTGCACATGGCGGGAGCAGCAACGAATTTTTcagttgaatttttaaaaaatttggctgatacaagttttatattttttagcttTAAGGGATAAAATATCCAACCCTGGCCCTCCGCCTAGCTAAGATGCAAAATGACTTGACAAAGTCCTAAACAAGAAGGCTATATGACCAAAGAATATAAAGTTATAAGTAAGAGGATATCCCAATCAAGACAAAGACAAAATAGGGTCGAGTAGATGAGGCCCAAAGAGCCAATACCCTAGCAACTCAACGATAAACTCTATACTATACCCTACCAACTCCACTCAACTCAACCTCTGCATATTATAAACTTCCTGATAAcctaaaaattagatttaattagaTGTGAGATGTggaataattattatattaattaattggcaTCATTCATGGGGAGGGATTTCTTGAGACAATGATTATTAACGAATCGTGACATGGGGATGTGACTTCTTTCAAACTGATAATAACcctaatgaaaacaaaaattaaaaagattaatGAATTGTTACTAATTACAAGCAATCTCTTTATCATGAATACAGTCAAGTTTCAAAATTGTTCTCTTCCgtgaaattattgaatttgaactGCACAAGTAATTGTAAATGAATTAATGCTTTattacacctatatatatatatatatatattacttaataTGGTATGATTCGTAATTTCAATTAATTCCACTCTGTCAATTTTTATTACGCTTAGTTTTAGAGTCTGATCACGTGAAGTTAGACACgcacacgcacgcacgcacatATACATAGTTgacattatcttttattttattaataaaataagatataacTTAGCGGACAGCTTTAATTGATTAATAAGATAACTTAGCACACATAAACAGAGGACGCCTAAACGGTGTCGTTCCGAGATAATCTGAGTCAGGCCCGGGTCCACGGGTCAACCAGCCTGGACAGGGCGGTTATGGACGACCCGCCTTCTTCCATCGCTTCCTCCGCTGCTCTCTTCATCATCAACACCCGCTTTCTCACCGACTTCCCTTCTTCCGACTCCATCAACTCTCTGACTCGCTTCTCCACCTCGCCGGCGGCCACAAACCCGCCTTCCGATTCCCTTACTGGTAATGCCAGCTTCATCTCCTCCACCAGCACCACCCTGTTCAGCCTCTGCTCGGCGTAGAGCGGCCACGCAGCCATCGGCACGCCGGCGCACAACGCCTCCAGAACCGAGTTCCACCCGCAGTGGGTCACGAAGCCTCCCACCGAGTCATGGTTTAGCACCGACACCTGGGGAGCCCATGGCCCCACCACCAGCCCTCTGTCCTTCGTCCTTGAAACTGTAGACATATAAAGCAAAAGCAATCATGAGTCCCAAATATTAGCTATTAATGCAAAATGAACTGTAGATATGTGTAAAATGTGTGAGAATatacgtatatatgtatatatgtgaaatattaattaagtaaaagtAGCTCTGTCTCTAATACTTCAACGTAGATGTATatcaattttttgagtttttcgaCCCTACCAAAACCAGCCGGAAGCAGAGCCTCCAAGTCCGTCTCCGGCTCCGGACTCCGCACCACCCACAAGAATCTCTGGCCGCTTCTCTCCAACCCAACCGCCATCTCCTTCAACTGTTCCTTGGAAAATAATCCTAAGCTGCCGAAGCAGAGAAACACCACGCTTTGCCTCGGCTGCGAGTCCAGCCACGCAAAACATTCGCCCCGGCCGCCTGTCCGATCGGCGCCGGAGATCAGTGGTCCGATGCAGTGAAGAGGCGGCGTCGCCTGACCGTCCGGCGAACAAAGGCCATGTGATATAGCCTTGATGACTCTTGGCTCGAGACATTTGAACGTGTTGATGATAATTCCAGCTGATTTTAGGACTTCGTTCGAAACGATTAAGAAAGCTTCGTAGGCTTCATCGTCCCGATCTTGCACTGGCTTTGGCATGTCCGCGGCCGGCATCGGCGGCAAGCCTGGGATTTGAATATCCGCCTTGAGATCTTTGAAACTCTGGGGTATGGTTTTGTGTAAAGTCGATTGATAAAGGAGCCAGGCGAGGGTAGAGGCGCCGGAAGTCATGAACAAGTAGCCCGGAACTTCCATAGCCACCGAGACGGAGAGAGCCTGGGCGCAGAAGAAATCCATGACGAGGGCACGGATCTTGAAGGTTTTGGAGAGGGAGACGAGGGCTTGGAGGACGTTGGGGATGTTGAGGTTGAGGAACTGGAAGGCCAGGGCTTCGTGGTGGGGAGAGGCTGTGGAGATGGCGGCGGAGAGGGGTGGGAGGTGGTGGAAAGCGATGGAAGGGGTGGTGGCCGAGACTTGGTTGATGTAAGTGGAGGTGGAGCCGGCGTCGTAGGGAAGGGTGGTGATGAGGATGTTGATTGAGAGTGAGGGGCGGAGAGTCAGGATGAGCTTCCCGAGCTCCACCATGGAGATAAGGTGGCCGATGGCCGGAGATGGATACATAACTATTGCTTCTTCCATGGCTGCTTGGTGGCGGGAGAGAGCCGACTCAGTCAACGCCTATGTTACACGGTTCTTGGAGACTAAATCTTTTAACGTTATAAAGatctttaaataataattaatttattaaatataattttattattatattagatCTAATTTTGTCTGAAAttgttacataaaaaattaaaaaataagatgcaaaccctattaaatatttttttttacacaaacAGTTTATgtctaaaaaataagaataatattatgaatcatgattaataataatattattaataagtCACCAATTGTTGTATTCTTAATGAAAGagattaagtaaaaaaaataataatatacaatctcttttaataaaaaaatatcaaataatggcATTATCGTTCATCATCATTCTTTTaacattattcaaaaaaataaatagcaaAGACATTAACTATACTCTACCGATAATAGATCTGCCAGATGACAATCCAAACacggaaaataaaataaatggcaAAGACCTTGTCTACTGGACTATATAATATATCTGCTAAATGACAATCTAAACCTCATACCATCTCCATCAATCATAGAGATGAAGGCTGAAATCTCAAAGTGTAGCTTTCGTTAATAAGACCTTTTCAACCCTCCTTTTTAAGCTAATAATTAAACAGTATACATTTGTTtaactaataattattatattttatttttaatacttaataaattaatatgaacattttaaatgtatatatataagcaattatgatttataatttttaaatataaaatcaaaaatcaataaaaactatattttttatttccttcaatCAAGTGTATATaaagtttaattattatttttttacttccCATGTACAAAACTCAATATGTGTgactaaaaaatgtataattaataaatctattttataaaaatatttaaaagtaatatgaaaataaatatataaatataaagtaagAAAGAGAACAtataaatatctaatttaatcattgtaaaataataaaattgaaatatatataaaaaatagaatgtgccatcttgaaaattttattaaagtgttaaaaataagatataatatttattgttaCAGGAAAATGGTTAGCATTACTTAACCTTTATTTGCCAAGTACAAATAATACAATGGataattttatgtattaaaaCATCCAATTAAAAATAACGCGACATTCCAATTTTATATAAGGATATTATTTTCTGGTTATATATAGCTTCAGTGGGACAAAAGAGTATACCAAtggatatatttatataaatataaaatattttttaggaaagtattattccaaaatatatattattattttatcgcCGCAATATTATTGCATCGTGTACTGAGTTAAAATCTTTTAAGGTTGCTGCTATTCGAGTAAAAGACGCCCCCACCAAGTCACTaatgtttgattttctttttagaatttttcgtCCAGACCCTCGCAAAAGTTGATGACATAGCACTAAGATAATCCTAATCACAAAAGTTGGCTTCCATGCTGATCGTGCAATGAAAACAAATAGAAGGTCGCCATGTGGCAAGTTGACAGCCTCTCATATTTTTTCCACATCAGTCCATATCTCTCCTTTGGCCTTTTGCTCTCAATTccccttctttctttctgtgATGCCCGAGCCCATCGTAACATGTGGTTATAATCTTGGCGTATCTCATAGCAAATTACGCCCaatataaagtattaaaataatataaatattttgggAGGAGTCTAGATTTCACCGCCTTTTAACTACGGAGAACTCAAGTTTAAAATACTTGGTCAATAGGAATTTACCTTATTCTTGAATCCAATTAActccttaaaatataaatttaaatttaaataaaataaataaataaatactaacacgCTCAATAAAATATTCTAACACTTAAGCATGATTAGTTCACACTCGCAAAATTATTCATAGTGAGAACCTTAACTTgatccaaattaaattttatttaatttattgttgtCTCCCATAATCAAATACAGAacatataaattacataaatgaTAGAATTTCACCCACATTTTTAATTACTGCCCACAATTGATTAACCGACGATTCTTCCATcagtattgtttttcttttcttaaatccTGAGCCATCTATTGAATTAATGGAGGTAAAAGGGTGAGTCTTTGGACTCAATAAAATCAATATAcaattcaataaattaataaacatggcataataaataaaaataaagtacatcATGCATGCAGGTCCATCCACCGCACATAAATCAAGCTCTAGGTAACCCCTAATGGTTCCCTCTATGACACCCGTCTTAAGATTCTCACGGTCAAATATCCACTACCCATGTTTAGGCATTCCTTTGATATCTTATGCAAgttatgacaaaaataatttatacacaaaatatattaaatctttACCTTATAATATTAGCCTcctattaattttcattaaccCGCTAGATGTATCGGTGATGCCCTCAAAATCCCCTTTTTAACATAATTACATATAATGTAAGGtcaattaaataaacaaatcacTGAACTAATTTCACTAAATTTCTAATGTACGTCATTTACCTCACTGCCGACCCCTTCCCTTTCAGAATTCTTCCTGCCTTCAATTTCATGCAACTTCATCTCCTTATTAATAAGCCTCAGCCGCCCACGGTTTAACTCTCAAATCTGTCGTTGAAGCCCACTGAATTCATCTCCCAGCTCAAGGCTAATCATGATCCTCACTGTTGCTCACTTCATCTCCATGAAcacatatatcatatattatatcttatctatatcattatattatacaatataataCACCGGTGCTTATTTGCGTGTATATATAacctatacactaattaattaaattatatatttaatacttctaaattttcttaattaacttAGGAGATTGATTAAACGCAATTACAAcctcaattattaatttaataattattgagaTACTAAAAATCTACCATTAATAACTTAAGCTTACTCGACATATTCGCTTTTATTCATATGCCCTCATAGGACAATTTTTTCATCTTAAAATTACTTCAGAGtcgattttatataaaattggagcccccttagggtttTGTTATTTTCCCAAAAATCTCATTCGACGATCTTCTagtcatttaatttttcaaattgtaTCTTAGTTGTACTAAAAATTGTCTCTATTCTAATTGTTTTTATTGTcataaatctcatctcgagacactCATCAAtcatatatcatttttttagatatctaaattCTAAGACACTTCGTGTAGTTGATTCAATCACTTATCAATTCAATTCTCATATCAACTTTAATTCTTCGAACCACTCAAGAGTTACTTGTAAAATCTTATCATATGAATCTTTTTTAGTCCAAAAATTCAATAGAATTTCAATTGTTTTCCCCACTCCAAAAACATACTAAACTTAAtacttttcattaattttctcaaaatcacAAATAACCCAATAAATCACGTTAAactcataaattaattattttcaaaatcatgAATGTTACACTTTTCCTTTTACCTCCAAACCCAAAATCTCTAAAAGTTGAACCCTAATATTTTAAGGTAGACAGAGATTCGAGAGGAGCGGGAATTGAAAAATAGAGCATGCCTTCAAATTTTTGTTTCGAAAGttaagaaattaggaaaaatgtAAAGCTAATGCTTACATTGAAGCAAATTGTAAATCAAAATAGGGTGAAGAAGAAAACGACAATAACTGCAACATTAGCGATGAATTAGTTACATAGAGATCTAGGGGGGGAGTGGaaccaaaatataataaatttaaatttgtatttccttCTTCATGGTTTGAAACTATTATATACATGAAATTGTTTATTAAGTGGTTGGTGTAGTTAAATGTAATTACCTTTTGTAGTGTATAAAGTGattgaatatattatttaatcaacTTAAGTAATGTGGTTTTTATAGTTAACACTTTTATGACATTgttaattttgtaattagagTTTATTTCTGATGACtcatttaaaatatgtaattaggGATTATCAGTCCTTGTTTTTGAAACTAAAGTACACCATTATTGTAATTTGGGTGAATTTTGACCTATTTGATTGTTTTGTATCGTAAATACATACTCAGAGTGCTTCACCATTATCATGCATCAGAGTGGAAAGCATGCCACCATGGGGTACAGAtgagggaattttttttttttttagttttgttgtGCTGATAGATTGTAGATATTAGAAATTCAAATAATGGTTAAGAAGTGTGGTATCATTGGAAAAATAGAAACCTTTTAACAAAAGTCGAACAACATATACAGTAAGAGTTAGTGTAAATTAACATCTGATATTGgttatttgtgataaaaataaaatgttatggcacacaccaaaaaGGGGGATGAATtggtataataaaaataatttttgagaaatagaGATGTCGTTTGTTAAGACCATGGATtcattaaacctcaagaccttaaaATGACACGAAGAGGTATCAACCGTGTAAAGACAATCTCGTCTTGTGAATAATGAATATGAAATCTTTATGGTTGAGAGATTAAAGGTATAAATTAAGTAAGGGATAAAAAGATGCTGATAAGAACAAACACACAGAAGGCACAAACACACgacaatttataatggttcggtttTTCAAGCATAATCTATTACCTTAGCTACCTACTAaagattttgaaacaaattcactatcaaccccctactcaacccgagtaggttcTCTAGTTCATGACTAGAAAACTTACAAACCTCTCAATCTAATGGGTCATCTAGCTTCCTGTAGGCCAAATACAGTAAACTTGAGaaagagaatctaagagtacaacttttagttacaagttctTTCCAACAAAAATAAGAGGCTTAAGATAGATGCAACAGTATAGATACATAGCCTcgaaaagaaaattatagagagaataaaatttaaagctcGGTGAAAATTGAATGCTCAGTAGTTGAAGATATTCAATGTATTCAGCAACTTTCAAAtgattcttccaatttctatttatagttgatgacagataaatacaaaattttgacCGTTGTTGTGGTTAAGCGAGCATTAAAtacgccaaaaactagccgttacaaGTTTTTGTGAAACAAATTGTTGATAGACTAaagaggttagtcgactatatttttgaataaaactaaggcatagtcgacaaataagtaagcatagtcgacagataaccAACCAAAACAactgatagtcgacaaacactTTCACATAGCCAACACACCCAaaacataaagaaaatttctaacatcatacacacaaatagtcaatagaataattttcataatcgACAAAACCTGCACGATAGTCGACAGAGtaaaatatagtcgacaaatgCATAGCACATAATCGACTATTCACTTTAGAAAAACTAAACACTTAACATTTTctaactttgtttcttttgaaagcaagttgagattatcaaaatgataataattttgaatttcaagaaCTCAACACGCAAGttgaaaattatcaaaatgatatgagtttgaatttaaatattcaaacttATTCCTATAGAGTacaagattgattttcataacatcgagtcattatcaaaattatttgaattttcaagagtaaaatatcagtttGGATATGAGATTCCATGTGGATAGCCTTAAAAAAAATGCATGTGTATGTCAAAAGTATTGATGACATGGCTGAGGCTTGCAACAGTGGTAGCAAGCGTAATGTGAATGTGAGGGAGATGCATTTTTAGTTGGGGAAAGGTGATGGTTTGAGGGAAAAATTGGTTTCAATTCTAGAAGGTTGGAGGGATTGATGGGGTGAATGTTAGTGAGACGAGCACCACGAAATAGAGGCAAAAAACTAAAGTGAGGGAAGCATCTATAACTATGGGCAATAGAAGAAGAACTAGGGTGGAAGGGGAGAGGGGAAGTGAATGTGGAAAAAAAGGTAACAATGGGTGATAAGGATTGTCATAAGGGCAAtaaattgaaggaaaaaataaaaattttgaaaaaaaagcataaaatgAGGATGAGGGAGAGGATGACAATGATATAGATAAGGAGGATGAGGATTATATTAATCTAGAAATGAAGTTAATGATAGTGATTATGACGTAGAAAATAGGGATGATGATGAGtccaatttattatttatagagTTATTGAAAATGTTAAGTGTAATTCTAATGACTCAAATTTTGCCCCTTCTAATTATAATGTTTAAATCCTTGGATAAATTTAAAGAAGCTTGCAAGAGTTAGGCTATTAAGAATAGATGGCAAATCAAGTTCAAATCAAATGATAGTAAAAGATGCAAACCAAAGTGTGGCAAGAGCTGTGGGTAGTATATGTGGTGTCATGCAATGGTAAGAGACCcttttacattttaaatcaaatcaaataaatttaagcaCAATTGTAAAAAAGAGTACAACATAAGGCAAGTGACATCTAAATGGTTGGCAGACAAACTTAGAGATTTTTAGAGATGATCTTGCTTGCAACCTAAATGGATTCATAAAATGTGTAGTAGAATAGTACACTATTAAAGTTACCATAACTAAGGCATTAAGAACTAGGAAAATATATAGTTGCTAAATTGATAGATGGGGATGAAAATGAGCAATTTGCAAATATGCAAAACTACAAAGTGGAGATTTTGAGAACCAATCCTGCAAGTAGCGGTGTGGTTTTTCAGCcagatgaagatgatgaggtAGTTTTTGCTAGAGTATACATATGTCTTGGTGTTTTGATTCATGCATTTAAAGTTGGACGTAGAAGATTAATTAGGGTGGATGGATGTTTCCTCAAGGACATGCATGGGAGTCAATTATTAGCAACAATTGGAATTGATACTAATGATTGCATCTTTCTACTAGCTTGAACAATGGTGAAAAAggagaacaaaaaaaattggatatGGATTTTAACAAACATTGGGGTGGATTTTTAGGTCTTTAAGAATCTAATTAAGTGGACTTTCATGTCTGATAGGCAAAAAGTAATATCTTATActtatttcaaatataattcatattatttgcatattattAAATGTGAGAATGGTTTTAATTGTTAGTTCTATTGGTTTGCAAGGGTTAATTCCAATCTCTAATCAAGTATTTTTTGCATCAAAGAAGATATATTACGTGAGACACatttatacaaattttagaaaaaaaatagaaagaaaaagagttgAAAGACATATTATGAGAATGTGCTAGGTCAAGTTAGGTCCAGAGGTAAATTACATGCATGAGAAAAGTggataagaagtcacatgagaCATATCAGTATCTAAATACAATTCCACCTCAATGTTAGACAAGGTCACATTCCAAACTAAGTGTGACTTGCTCTTGAATAACATTTGTGAATGCTTCAACGATTACATCTTAGAAGCTAGGGATAAGGGCATTATCACATGTTTAGAAATTATTAGATATAAGTTGATGAAAAGGTTATGGAAAAAGAAGAATGCTATGAAAAAAGTACCTAGTCCATTATGtcctaaaatacaaaaagagagagagagagagagagagaggggggggggggaggggggggagaGAAAATTAAGGTGTTTAGCTTCAATTGCATGTCCACTTGGTCTAGGAGGAGTAAATGTCAGGTTGTAGGACCAGAAGGTCAATTTGTAATTGATAAGAATGAGAAGAGTTGTAGCTATAGGAGATGGAATCCAACAAGAATTCCATGTGAGCATGTAGTCAATGCATTATTCATAAATCGAGAGAAACTAGAAAATTATGTGGATAAATGCTACACTATGGAGACTTACTTGAAGATTTACAACACTTGTATCAATCCAATAAATGGAACTGAAATGTGGCCTATGAGCAAGGAAGCTGCTGTTTTA
It contains:
- the LOC127798547 gene encoding UDP-glycosyltransferase 88A1-like encodes the protein MEEAIVMYPSPAIGHLISMVELGKLILTLRPSLSINILITTLPYDAGSTSTYINQVSATTPSIAFHHLPPLSAAISTASPHHEALAFQFLNLNIPNVLQALVSLSKTFKIRALVMDFFCAQALSVSVAMEVPGYLFMTSGASTLAWLLYQSTLHKTIPQSFKDLKADIQIPGLPPMPAADMPKPVQDRDDEAYEAFLIVSNEVLKSAGIIINTFKCLEPRVIKAISHGLCSPDGQATPPLHCIGPLISGADRTGGRGECFAWLDSQPRQSVVFLCFGSLGLFSKEQLKEMAVGLERSGQRFLWVVRSPEPETDLEALLPAGFVSRTKDRGLVVGPWAPQVSVLNHDSVGGFVTHCGWNSVLEALCAGVPMAAWPLYAEQRLNRVVLVEEMKLALPVRESEGGFVAAGEVEKRVRELMESEEGKSVRKRVLMMKRAAEEAMEEGGSSITALSRLVDPWTRA